A single region of the Chelmon rostratus isolate fCheRos1 chromosome 5, fCheRos1.pri, whole genome shotgun sequence genome encodes:
- the LOC121606627 gene encoding arrestin domain-containing protein 3-like, translating to MSSTVKSLKVTYNPINENNTFTSGDCVSGLVTLEVAKDCQIESFVVKCKGKAEVLWTERHGNTTVVYHSKDKYFSIKHYFIRGKNVKDDDNQTLLNGDTYSSVVAPGCHVYPFTFQIPFQDMPSSFTGSVGKIVYSLEARLGRSMRIDSKDSTKLNFVTKADLTSDPGLMTPQHESKDKKMKLFTSGTVAMDVNLEKTGFFQGEGLKVLACIQNNSSREIKPKYCVYRKHSFFARGKRRVCTKDLLKEVGEPIPPNADEKVTRVITIPHDMEPSILSCSNIKVEYRLRVYLDVKYASDPQIKFPIVILPASQVAALAPPPAASGIGFEPFGTTNPPAWGMAPPQPPAATQPSDPPPAYGAYAMYPPLTDFGNTY from the exons ATGTCGAGCACCGTTAAGAGCCTCAAAGTCACCTATAACCCgattaatgaaaataacactTTCACCAGCGGGGACTGTGTTTCGGGTCTGGTCACGCTGGAAGTGGCCAAAGACTGCCAAATAGAGTCATTCGTAGTTAAATGCAAGGGGAAAGCCGAAGTTTTGTGGACCGAGAGGCATGGTAATACTACTGTCGTGTACCACTCCAAGGACAAGTACTTCAGCATTAAACACTACTTCATCCGaggcaaaaatgtcaaag ATGATGACAACCAAACACTGCTGAATGGAGACACAT ACAGCAGTGTTGTTGCCCCAGGATGCCATGTTTACCCATTCACCTTTCAGATCCCTTTTCA GGACATGCCCTCCTCATTCACTGGCTCTGTGGGTAAAATTGTGTACTCGCTGGAAGCCAGGCTGGGCAGATCCATGAGGATTGACAGCAAAGATTCAACCAAGCTCAACTTTGTGACAAAAGCCGACCTGACCAGTGACCCTGGGCTAATG ACACCACAGCACGAGTCCAAGGATAAGAAAATGAAACTCTTCACCTCAGGAACAGTCGCCATGGATGTGAATCTGGAAAAAACAGGTTTCTTCCAAG GAGAGGGATTGAAGGTTCTGGCCTGCATTCAGAACAACTCGTCTCGTGAGATCAAGCCcaagtactgtgtgtacagAAAGCACAGCTTCTTCGCACGAGGGAAGAGGAGGGTCTGCACTAAAGACCTCTTAAAAGAAGTGGGAGAGCCCATCCCTCCTAATGCTGATGAAAAAGTCACGAGAGTCATCACCATCCCTCATGATATGGAGCCCTCCATCCTCAGCTGCAGCAACATCAAAGTGGAGTACAGACTCAGG GTCTACCTCGATGTCAAGTATGCCTCAGACCCACAGATCAAATTTCCCATCGTCATCCTGCCGGCCTCTCAGGTTGCTGCTCTGGCTCCACCACCTGCTGCTTCTGGCATCGGATTTGAACCATTTGGGACCACGAACCCGCCAGCATGGGGCATGGCACCACCGCAGCCACCAGCAGCAACCCAACCTTCAGATCCCCCACCTGCCTATGGAGCTTATGCAATGTACCCTCCTTTGACAGATTTTGGCAATACATATTAG
- the LOC121607282 gene encoding arrestin domain-containing protein 3-like produces MTINNFSIEYDAINSKNIFTNGDTINGRIIVEVSKETRISSLIFIAQGRAHVRWSEHHGQHHHHVYWSNEKYYDVKHHILREARQDGTEVIGKGRHVFPFSFMIPDRKIPSSFKAPIGKIVHKVKAELKQSMKLTKKAKAHFTFVSRADMDVPGLMEPQYGCKDKSILFGSGNISLDVHTKQLGYKQGEDLQVIVEIRNCSTRSVTPKFKLQEKKSFFAQGRRRVFTNDILKEKTTAVASSDKETVTKVITIPRELPPSILNCSIIKLEYRLKVQLDVKCALDPEIKLPIVVLPVFEAPATIQPPASAVFGFEKFGSPTPALPWSMTPAQQAAPNPMDPPPAYGAHALYPPVPDSGKYWHAL; encoded by the exons ATGACCATCAACAATTTCTCAATTGAATATGACGCcatcaacagcaaaaacatcttCACAAATGGAGATACCATAAATGGAAGAATCATCGTGGAGGTTTCTAAGGAAACTAGAATCAGTTCACTTATTTTCATAGCACAAGGAAGAGCTCACGTTCGCTGGAGTGAACATCACGGGCAACATCACCATCATGTGTACTGGTCTAATGAGAAATATTATGATGTCAAACATCATATCCTGAGAGAGGCAAGACAAGATG GTACTGAAGTCATTGGTAAAGGAAGACatgtatttcctttttccttcatGATTCCCGACAG AAAAATCCCATCATCTTTCAAAGCCCCCATAGGCAAAATTGTTCACAAAGTGAAGGCGGAACTGAAACAATCGATGAAGCTAACGAAAAAGGCCAAAGCTCACTTCACATTTGTGTCTCGGGCAGACATGGATGTTCCAGGACTTATG GAACCTCAGTATGGCTGTAAGGACAAATCTATCCTATTTGGCTCTGGAAACATTTCACTGGACGTTCACACCAAGCAGCTCGGATACAAGCAAG GTGAGGATCTCCAAGTCATTGTTGAAATCAGAAACTGCTCGACTCGTTCGGTGACGCCCAAATTCAaactgcaggagaagaagagctTCTTCGCTCAGGGCCGCCGGAGAGTTTTCACAAATGACATCCTTAAGGAGAAGACCACGGCTGTTGCATCCTCCGACAAAGAGACTGTGACCAAGGTGATCACCATCCCCAGGGAACtacctccctccatcctgaACTGCTCCATCATCAAGCTGGAGTACAGACTGAAG GTCCAGCTGGATGTCAAATGTGCTTTAGACCCAGAGATCAAACTCCCCATAGTCGTCCTGCCTGTCTTTGAGGCCCCTGCTACGATACAACCACCGGCTTCTGCTGTCTTTGGATTTGAAAAATTTGGGAGCCCAACCCCAGCACTGCCCTGGAGCATGACACCAGCACAACAAGCAGCACCCAATCCTATGGATCCTCCACCCGCATACGGAGCACATGCGTTGTACCCCCCTGTTCCTGATTCTGGCAAATACTGGCATGCACTGTAA
- the LOC121607283 gene encoding arrestin domain-containing protein 3-like: protein MTVKHFSVDYNKVNERGTFSPGDILSGRVTVVTSKETRVQCFLVRAKGKAKVTWCEQDGRAKGVHSDKKKYFHFEHIILQDKNKGDGSEIIGPGRNEYPFTFQIPNIDMPSSYEGKWGKITYSLRAQLTQSIWLVHKTKTEFPFLTKSEFPFASKSEMIIIGLKEQQYATTISFYGSEKVTMNVTSEKMGVKQGEALGVSVEVLNDSARSVAPRFYLCEKQTFAAQTKRTVHTNDILFGEGDPVPAEASRTITKVLSIPPQLPPTFLNCRMMKLEYRLKVTLDVPLARDPEIKLPLVILLGSPKPHQQKPKRSIWFRKLPG, encoded by the exons ATGACTGTTAAGCATTTCTCAGTGGATTACAACAAGGTGAATGAACGAGGCACCTTCTCTCCTGGGGACATCCTGTCAGGGAGGGTGACAGTGGTGACCAGCAAGGAAACCAGGGTGCAGTGTTTTTTAGTCAGAGCCAAAGGAAAGGCCAAGGTGACGTGGTGTGAACAAGACGGACGAGCCAAAGGAGTTCACAGCGACAAGaagaaatatttccactttGAACATATAATTCTCCAGGATAAAAACAAAGGAGACG gtTCAGAAATCATCGGCCCTGGGAGGAATGAGTATCCATTCACCTTCCAGATtccaaatat AGATATGCCTTCTTCTTACGAGGGGAAGTGGGGCAAAATCACATACAGTTTGCGAGCACAGCTGACTCAGTCAATCTGGCTCGTCCACAAAACCAAGACTGAGTTCCCTTTCCTGACCAAGTCTGAGTTCCCCTTTGCCTCCAAGTCAGAAATGATCATCATTGGACTTAAG GAGCAGCAATATGCAACCACCATTTCATTTTACGGCTCTGAAAAGGTTACGATGAATGTTACCTCAGAAAAAATGGGAGTAAAGCAAG GTGAGGCACTGGGAGTCTCTGTGGAAGTTCTCAATGACTCAGCGCGATCAGTAGCACCCAGATTCTACCTGTGTGAGAAGCAGACCTTCGCTGCACAGACAAAGAGGACTGTCCACACAAATGACATCCTGTTTGGGGAGGGAGACCCTGTTCCAGCTGAGGCCAGTCGGACTATAACCAAAGTCCTGAGTATCCCTCCACAGCTGCCCCCGACCTTCCTCAACTGCCGCATGATGAAGCTAGAGTACAGACTCAAG GTCACTCTTGATGTCCCTCTGGCAAGAGACCCAGAGATCAAACTTCCTCTGGTCATTCTGTTGGGTTCGCCCAAACCACATCAACAAAAACCAAAGCGATCCATCTGGTTCAGGAAGCTTCCTGGTTGA